Genomic DNA from Prevotella intermedia ATCC 25611 = DSM 20706:
TTGGTAAAAGAGCCACTTTTGGATTGCAAAACAATAGGTTTTGCAAAGCATTGATAACGAAGTAGTTATGCAATGGTTGTGGCTATAAAAAATATTTACACTTTTTCTCCCTTTTTCGCTTGTATTGCTAAGATAATAGTTGTGCTTTGGCAGTTATCCTACGGCGATAGTTCATTATGCATTGTTGCGCATTTGTAGGAGATGCTCCTTTTGGTTTTCGGTCAAGACAGTAGGGAGCTTTACATTGTATTTCAATATTGTATCGCCCGAATTGTCTTTGCTTTTTATCCTAACCTTTGTGCCGTTCTGCGTGTAAGGCTTTACTTTCAGCTTCACTTTCTTGCCTTGTGGAAGCATAACGACAATCTCGCCACCGAGCAAAGCCGTGTATAGGTCGATGCTGACCTCTACTTCTTGAGATTGTGGAGCGGTTCTGCCATAGCTTGTCTGTTTTCTGAAGCCACCTCTCGAACCACCTCCGAACAAGTCTTGGAAGAAACTGCTGAAGCCGCCACCCATTCTGCCGAAGTCGAAACCCTCGAAGGCTGTATTGTAGTTGCCACTATTTTGCCAACCACCACCAAAACCTTCGTAGGCTTCGGCATTGCGCCACTGTTCGCCATACTTGTCGTATTTGGCACGCTTTTCGGGGTCGCCAATTACTTCGTAAGCCTCAGACAATGCCTGAAACTTTGCTTTTGCCTTTGCATCGTTAGGGTGAAGGTCGGGGTGAAATTGCTTTGCGCGCTTGCGATAGGCTGCGCGGACATCTTTTTGTGGTATGTCTTTCTTTACCCCTAATATCTTATAATAATCTATAAATGCCATTTTTACTTCCTCCTGCTTTATGTTTTCTTCATTATATGAAAGCAAAATATATGCCATAGCGTTTAAAATCAATATTTTGGCAGATGTTTTTATAAGAAAATAGCATTTACTTCGCCTTAATCCATACGTTGCTTATAGTCGTTGTAAGTAAAGTTGCGCAGTGTTTCCAACTCTCCGTCTTGTTTCAGTAAAGCAATGTCGGGGTGGGTGATGCCGTTGAACATATTGGTTTTAACGGTTGTGTAGTGCAGCATATCTTCAAAAACAATGTTTTCGCCTATCTGCAACTCGTGGTCAAACTTCCAATATCCCAACCAATCGCCGCTCAGGCAGCTGTTTCCTCCCAGACGATAAACGTTCTTTGCGTGCTGTTCGTTGTCTTCAACGTGCTTGGCTGTACGCACATCGGGGTAGTAGGGCATTTCCAAACAGTCGGGCATGTGGCAAGTAAAACTGACGTTTAAGATGGCAGTGCTTATCCCTTTGTCTTCTACAATGTCTACAACTTGCGATACAAGAGGGCCTGTTTGCCAAGTAAATGCACTGCCTGGTTCTAATATTACTTTAAGATGTGGATACTTTGTTTTGAACTTTTTCAGTATGCTGATTAATCGTTTTATGTCGTAATCCTTACGTGTCATAAGGTGTCCGCCACCGAAATTTATCCATTTAATCTGTTCGAACCATTGCGAAAACTTGTCCTCAATATGTTGCAGTGTACGTTCGAAGACGTCGCTACCATTTTCGCAGTGGCAGTGAATGTGGAAACCTTCAATGTCGGCAGGTAGCTGTGGGGGTAGCTTGTCGGCTGATACACCGAAGCGGGTGCCCGCTGCGCAGGGGTTGTAAAGTAATGTTTCTACTTCAGAATATTCTGGATTGACACGCAATCCAATACTTATGTTGCTGTTGGCTTGCTTTGCTCGTAGGTGAAACTGATTGAACTGCGAGAGCGAATTGAACACCAAATGCGATGAGCATTGTGCTATTTCGTCTATTTCGTAATCGGTATAAGCAGGCGAAAAGGTATGTGTAGGTGCGCCAAACTCGTTGTAGCCCAGCTTGGCTTCGTAAAGCGACGATGCTGTTGTGGCGTTAATATATTCGCGGAAAATAGGGAATGTCTTCCAAAGGGCATAGGCTTTGAAAGCCAAGATGATTTCAATATCAGCCTCTTTTGCTATGGACGATATAAGCGACAGGTTGTTGCGCAACTTCGCTTCTTCTAATACATAGACGGGGCGATGCAACTCTTCAAATGTTATTGTGTTTATTTTCATTTTGCAAATATACAGAAAAGTTTGTAAAACTCGGAAATAATATCTACCTTTGCAACAAATTACTGGGTATGAAACTGGTCGTTATGACTAAATCCACATATTTTGTGGAAGAAGATAAAATATTGACTGCACTCTTCGAGGAAGGACTTGACAATCTCCATATCTCGAAGACCGAGAAATCTACCCTCTATTTAGAGCGGTTGCTATCGCTTATTCCAAACACCTATCATAGGTACATCACTGTTCATCAGCATTATCACCTAAAAGCCGAAAAATCGTTGACAGGTATTCATCTCGATACCGAAAACGCTGTTCCACCTATCGGATACAAAGGACAAATAGGAAGAACGTGCAGAAATTCTATGTTGCTGAAAGAAATGCGGAGAAATTCTGACTACGTATTTTTAGCCAATATATATAACAGCGGGCGTAATAATTTCGACGAAGAACATACGTTTTCCGATTTGGAACTGAACGAACTGAAAGACCAAGGACTGCTTGGGAAACGTGTTTATGCTATGGGAGGAATAACTTTGGAACGGCTTCCAGATATAAAGCAATATGGATTTGGAGGCATCGTTGTAGGCGAAGAGTTTTGGAATCAGTTCGATTTGCATGCCGACATCGATTTTAAAGGTATCATAAAGTACTTTCAGAAACTTCAACAAGCAATAGAATAATCAACATAACACCTACATTTAACAACTAATAGAAATGAGTGAAGAAAACTCTTTTTTAGTATTCTCGGGAACAAAGACGAGATACTTGGCAGAAAAAATTTGTGCAAGTTTGGGTTGTCCTTTAGGCAATTCGTTAATGACACGCTTCTCTGATGGAGAGTTTGTAGTTTCTTACGAGCAAAGTATTCGTGGAAAAGACGTATATCTTGTGCAAAGTACATTCCCTAACTCTGACAATCTAATGGAGCTGCTCTTGATGATTGATGCAGCAAAGCGTGCATCTGCCCGCAACATCATTGCCGTTATTCCTTATTTTGGTTGGGCGCGTCAGGACAGAAAAGACAGACCACGTGTGAGCATTGGTGCAAAATTGGTTGCCGACTTGCTCAGTGTAGCAGGTATTGACCGTCTTATTACAATGGATTTACACGCAGACCAGATTCAAGGATTCTTCGATGTGCCTGTGGATCACCTCTATGCAAGCGGTGTGTTGCTTCCATATTTACAGAGCCTACGTTTGAAAGATATGGTAATAGCCAGTCCTGATGTTGGTGGTTCTAAGCGTGCAAACACATACGCAAAGTATCTTGGCTGTCCGTTGGTGCTTTGCAACAAAACACGTGCACGTGCCAATGAGGTTGCAACAATGCAGATTATCGGTGATGTAAAGGACAAGAACGTTGTTATTGTAGACGATATGGTAGACACCGCAGGCACTATGACGAAGGCTGCTGATATTATGAAGGAAGCGGGAGCGAAGAGTGTACGTGCTTGTGCATCGCACTGCGTGATGAGCGGACCTGCCAACGAACGTGTAGAAGCATCTGCAATAGAAGAGATTGTATTTACCGATTCTATTCCATACACCGACAGATGTTCAAAGGTTAAGCAGATTTCGGTTGCCGATATGTTTGCAGAAACAATCCGTCGCGTTGTGAACAACGAAAGTATATCAAACCAATACCTTATTTAATATATAGTATTTGGTAAGGTAACAGCTTGACTACTAATCTTCAGAAGTAGTCAGAAACAACATAAACAACAAGAGGATACACCGTTTAAATGGTGTGTCCTCTTGTCGTTTATGTGTGTTAAATAAAGTTATAACACTCTTGTAATCAGTTATTATATTTGGTTTATATTATAAACTACATTATATTTGCAGTGTAATTAATAAATTAAAGGAAACCAATTATGAGACGATTACTATTATCTATTATTACTTTTGCCGTATGCGCATTGTGTAGCGGTAAAACCGTAACGTTATCCATTAACGGGATTAGAGAAACAGAAGGGACGCTTTTAATAATGGTAGAGACTTTAGATGCGACCGATAATGCTGCTAAACCTGTAATGTTGATGCAAGCAGTGAGTGGGCACAAGATGGAAATAGCACTTGAAATGCCCGAGTGGAGTAAGTTTAAAGTAAGTGCTTTTATTGATGCGAATGGAAATAAACAGTTGGATAGGGACGAGTACGGCCGCCCAACGGAAGGGTTTATACTGCAGGTTTTCACTGAAAAAGATTTGAAGAAAGGCGTGCTTACTGCAAAAGTTACCTATCTTCAATAAAACCACTGAAAGGGTATCTTGAAAGAAAGATGTTTGAAAACATTTAATAAAAGAATGAAACGGCTATGCTATTTTTGAATATTATGCTCTCTGTGTTTGTGTCGTTCGCTGATACTGTTAATGTATCGAAGCAGCATTTGCTGCAGGAAGTTACTGTTGTTGCAAGCAGAACAATGAATAAAGGCAACAAGATAATCGTGCAAATGCGTGAAGACGAAAACAAAACAATGGACGAAGTGTTGGCATCTGTTCCTCACGTGGCAGTAACCGAGAGTGGTATTAGCATAGACGGAAGAGGGAAAGTGAAAGTCCTTTTCAATGGGCACGAGGTACGAATGGAAGGCGCAGCATTGATAAGCTACTTGCAAAGTCTGCGTTCTTCTGATGTCAGCAAGGTGGAAGTCCAGACGGTTGCCGATGCTTCGCAAGATGCCAACGTGCAGGGCGGAGTGATTAATATTGTTCTTCGGAAGCAGAAAGATAACGGAGTGAATGGCTCAATAGAAAACCGTTTGAACGTTGCCAACACATTTTTCCGCAATACTGCAGCCGTTTCGGTGTTTTCAAGATGGAACAACGTAAACCTGTATGCTTCGTTTTCCAACCCCATTACTGCCAAGAATAATGGCGAAGGGCGCATAAAGCGAGTTTTCAACCTACCTTCATACGATTATAATTCTATGAGTAACAATCGTATTCCAGCGAGAGACTATTATTGGAGAGTAGGCGGATTTGCCGATTTAAGCACTCGTTGGAATATCGGAACAGAGTATGCGTTCACGCTGAACCGTTTGAAAAGAACAACCAACGACCGCACATCTATGCAGACACCAGAGATAAATATGCACGATGTATTGAGTACTTACACGCAAAAGCTACGAAATCATTTGCATTCTCTGCAGGCAGATATTTCATATAAGGTAGATGATGAAGGCTCAAAAGTGAAGTTTTCTACTTCGTATGATGTCAGACGATTGCGTGGCGATAATGTAAATCTGTTTGAAAACAAGTGCGATTCGAGCAACACGGCATCTATATATA
This window encodes:
- a CDS encoding DnaJ domain-containing protein — its product is MAFIDYYKILGVKKDIPQKDVRAAYRKRAKQFHPDLHPNDAKAKAKFQALSEAYEVIGDPEKRAKYDKYGEQWRNAEAYEGFGGGWQNSGNYNTAFEGFDFGRMGGGFSSFFQDLFGGGSRGGFRKQTSYGRTAPQSQEVEVSIDLYTALLGGEIVVMLPQGKKVKLKVKPYTQNGTKVRIKSKDNSGDTILKYNVKLPTVLTENQKEHLLQMRNNA
- a CDS encoding DUF2141 domain-containing protein, whose amino-acid sequence is MRRLLLSIITFAVCALCSGKTVTLSINGIRETEGTLLIMVETLDATDNAAKPVMLMQAVSGHKMEIALEMPEWSKFKVSAFIDANGNKQLDRDEYGRPTEGFILQVFTEKDLKKGVLTAKVTYLQ
- a CDS encoding thiamine phosphate synthase; the encoded protein is MKLVVMTKSTYFVEEDKILTALFEEGLDNLHISKTEKSTLYLERLLSLIPNTYHRYITVHQHYHLKAEKSLTGIHLDTENAVPPIGYKGQIGRTCRNSMLLKEMRRNSDYVFLANIYNSGRNNFDEEHTFSDLELNELKDQGLLGKRVYAMGGITLERLPDIKQYGFGGIVVGEEFWNQFDLHADIDFKGIIKYFQKLQQAIE
- the nspC gene encoding carboxynorspermidine decarboxylase, which gives rise to MKINTITFEELHRPVYVLEEAKLRNNLSLISSIAKEADIEIILAFKAYALWKTFPIFREYINATTASSLYEAKLGYNEFGAPTHTFSPAYTDYEIDEIAQCSSHLVFNSLSQFNQFHLRAKQANSNISIGLRVNPEYSEVETLLYNPCAAGTRFGVSADKLPPQLPADIEGFHIHCHCENGSDVFERTLQHIEDKFSQWFEQIKWINFGGGHLMTRKDYDIKRLISILKKFKTKYPHLKVILEPGSAFTWQTGPLVSQVVDIVEDKGISTAILNVSFTCHMPDCLEMPYYPDVRTAKHVEDNEQHAKNVYRLGGNSCLSGDWLGYWKFDHELQIGENIVFEDMLHYTTVKTNMFNGITHPDIALLKQDGELETLRNFTYNDYKQRMD
- a CDS encoding ribose-phosphate pyrophosphokinase — protein: MSEENSFLVFSGTKTRYLAEKICASLGCPLGNSLMTRFSDGEFVVSYEQSIRGKDVYLVQSTFPNSDNLMELLLMIDAAKRASARNIIAVIPYFGWARQDRKDRPRVSIGAKLVADLLSVAGIDRLITMDLHADQIQGFFDVPVDHLYASGVLLPYLQSLRLKDMVIASPDVGGSKRANTYAKYLGCPLVLCNKTRARANEVATMQIIGDVKDKNVVIVDDMVDTAGTMTKAADIMKEAGAKSVRACASHCVMSGPANERVEASAIEEIVFTDSIPYTDRCSKVKQISVADMFAETIRRVVNNESISNQYLI